The Mangrovibacterium diazotrophicum DNA window CTGATGGGTAAATTCGCTTTCGACGTGCGTTTGTCCAAAGTTTCTTCCGATGGCTTTATCGACCGCGCCACTTCTGACCTCAAATCGTTCTTCGTTTCGGGTGGCTACTATTCCGAAAACACCATTCTGAAAGTGAATATTTTCTCGGGATTTGAGGAAACGTACCAAGCCTGGTATGGCGTACCTTCTGTCAAACTGAATAATGACACCGAAGGAATGCAACGCTACCTGGATCACTGGCTGTGGTCGGGATCGGAGCGCGAAAACCAAAAACGTTACGATGATCTGATCAACTCAGACGCTCGCACCTACAACTTTTACACTTACGAAAACGCTGTTGACCACTACCAACAGGATCATTACCAACTGCACTTCTCGCACAAGTTCAATGAATACCTGAACTTGAACGCGGCACTGCACTATACCTACGGACGTGGCTATTACGAAAACTACGAGTACGACCAGGATTATGCCGATTACCAAATGACAGCTCCGGAGGGTATTGATGTCACCGACATGGTTGTGCGTAAGTGGTTGGATAATGACTTTTACGGTTCAACTTACTCGTTAAACTACGACGACGGGAAAAATGCCTTCACCTTTGGCGGTGGTTACAACGAGTACGACGGTCGTCACTTTGGCCGGGTAATTTGGGCTCAATACATGGGCGACAACCTGACAGTAACCGATTGGTATGGTGGCACCAGTGTTGACAGTGAATTTGAATGGTACCGTGGAAAAGGCATCAAAAAAGACTTCAACCTATTTGGAAAATACAATCTGCAACTGAACGAAGCGTTGAGTTTCTACGCCGACCTTCAATACCGCCACATTGATTACAAGATTACCGGCATTGAAGATGATTTACGCGACATCAGTCAAAAGCACAAATTCGATTTCTTCAACCCGAAAGTAGGCCTTTATTACAAACCGAACGCCGGAAACGAAGCCTACATCAGCTTTGCCCGTGCGAACCGCGAACCCAACCGCAGCAACTTTGTCGACGCCGATGAAAACCACATGCCGGTGGCAGAAACACTGAATGATTTCGAGGCTGGCTACACCCACCGCACCCGCAACTACTCGATTGGCGCCAACCTTTATTATATGCTTTACAAAGATCAGCTGATCCAAACCGGAGAACTAAACGATGTGGGTTCGGCGATTATGGTGAATGTTGACGACAGCTACCGCGCCGGTATCGAACTGATGGGAGGACTGAAAATTACCCGCAGTTTGAAGTGGGATGTGAACGCCACCTTCAGCCAAAACAAGATTAAAAACTTTACCGAGTACGTGGACAACTGGGACTACTGGTACGACATGGACAACGAGCCCTATCAATATGTTACCGACCTTGGAAGAACCGACCTGGCTTTTTCACCCAACGTGATTGTGAACAGCCAGCTGAGTTTTCTCCCCGTCAAGGATTTATCAATCAGCCTGCTGTCAAACTACGTGAGCGACCAATACATCGACAATTCATCGAGTGAAGATCGCAAGCTGAACGCGTGGTTTGTGAACAACCTGAAGATAGATTACACGATAAAAGGAAACTTATTTCAGGAAATTAAATTACACCTGATGGTGAATAACCTGTTCGACGCGGAATACGAAAGTAACGCATGGGTTTACTCGTATTACACGGGCGGAACCCGTTATAAAATGGACGGTTATTTCCCGCAGGCGGGAATCAACTTTTTTGCCGGAATTGATTTCAAGTTTTAATTAGAGATGCAACCCTCGGAATTACTCCGGGGGTCGCTTTTGATATATCGAATTGTCAATAATGTGCGGGAAATTTGACGAAAAATTCCGGGAACTATTTATCCGGAACGACCTGAAGGATTTTGCTTTCTTCGACGTCGAAAAACAGCGGTGCGACGACTACTTTCGGGTAGCGTTTCCGAAGTCGTTCAACCTCGCACAACAAAAACTCAACAGCGTCGCCGATCTCAAAAAACGGCGATAAGTTATCGAAATGCGAGCTGGCATTCTCCGCTTTCCACCCGGCATTTTTCACCATTCCGGCAACAAAAGCGTCTTTCTGATCGTCGAGTTTTGCCATTCCACAATGGCTGTGACCAATGAGTGCAATCGCGCGAACACCGCCAACTCCGATGGCATACGAAACCTGGAATTCGTGAAAAAACAGGTTTGCTCCCCCCGATCGAATCACGTAAGCAAAGTTCTCGGGAATCCACAAACTTTTTCGGTTGTCCATACACATTCCAATCAGCAGCTGCGCCTGGTCGTAATTACAAAAAGTCTTGTTCAGGTTATGGTACTCCAACAGCAGGCTGATCGCCGTATTCCGATATTCCGGCAGAATATCCTGCTTTGAATTAACCTCAATTAGTCTCGCCATTTCTTTTTAATGCTTGGTCCCCTTTCAAACCCGCGAGCCCAAGTAAAAGTTCATGTCAACCTCAATTTTCCAATTCTTAAAAACAGCTTTTTATATTATTTTTGAAAAAAACTTCGAGATGGCACAAGACTGGAAAGATAAGTTGGGGATGGCTTTTTCAATTTCCCCGGATTCGCAAAACGAAAACAAGGAAGAAAAGCAGGAAAAAACACCTTCTATCCCGGCGAACAAACAAACGTTATATGTTGAATTGGACAAGAAGGGCCGCAACGGGAAATCGGCAACGCTTGTTACCGGATTTGAGGGAACTGATGACGAATTGAAGGAATTAGCGCGCAGGCTAAAAACACAATGTGGCGTCGGTGGCTCAACCCGCGACGGCGAAATCCTGATTCAGGGAAACTTTCGCGATAAAGTTATTCAAATGCTGCAAGCTGAAGGCTACAAAACCAAGCGAATCGGCGGATAAAAACTATTGGCTAATCATGGATGTTGCCATGGTATTTTCGGCTACAATTTTGACCTGCTTGGGCTGAAGTTCGTCTTCCATCGTGGGTGCCTGAATATAATCGGCGCTTTCGGAAACGCGCACCCGAACCGAATCGGAGATCGCAAATTTAGCTGAAGCCATTTGCTTAAATTCCTGGTCGCTGTACAACTCCTTGAAAAAATTGGCCCAAACCGGCAAAGCGGTGTAAGCACCTTGCCCGTATCGCAAACTACGGAAATGAACTGCCGGGTATTCGGCGCCCACCCAAACTCCGGCAACCAAATCGGGGGTAAATCCAACAAACCAACCGTCGGCCTGATTCTGTGTAGTTCCGGTTTTTCCGGCAATCTCGCCTTTCAATCCGTAACGATATCGCAATGATCTGGCAGTTCCGCGATCGACCACATTCTTCATCATCTCAACAATCGTCTCCATACTTTCGCGTGATGCAATGGAGTCTCCCTTTGCTGTTGTGTTGGTATTTGCTGCGTACAATAACTCACCATTCCGATCGGCAACCGATTTAATCAACTGCGGTTTAACCGGTACGCCCATATTGGCAAACGACTGGTAAGCCCGAACCAGCTCAAACAATGACAACTCTGCCGTGCCTAAAGCCAGCGAAGGAACATGCGGCAAACGCGTTTCGATACCAGCGTGCTGAGCTAACTGGCAAACGTTGGAAATACCTGTTTTCAGAATCAGGTTGGCGCTGACCGTATTCACCGAATGTGTCAATGCCCCTTTCAGCGTGTACATGCCGCCATATTGATTATCCGCATTTTTCGGGGTCCAGTTGTCGTAAGCTGCATACGAAACCGTGTCGTTTACAAACAGATCATCCGGGCCGTAGCCATGCTCCAGTGCTGATAAATAAACAAATGGTTTAAAGGTAGAACCGACCTGACGTTTCGCCAACACGTGGTCGTACTGAAAATGCTTGTAGTTGATCCCGCCCACCCAGGCTTTGATTTCTCCGGTACGACTGTCCATCGCCATAAAACCGGCGTTCAGCATCCGCAGGTTATGCAGCACAAGTTCTTTCGGCGACATCAAACTGTCTTTTTCGCCGTTCCAGTCGAAAACCCGAACCATCTTCTTTGTTTCCTGTTCCTCTTTTGACATTCCTTTCAACTTTTGCTCAGCCAGACGTTCCAAATCCGATTTGCGATTCCAGCTATCTCTCGCCAGTTCCCGGTTCAGCACTTTCTGAATTGAAGCCAAATGCTTGTGCACCGCATTTTCTGCATAAAACTGCATCTTTGAATTGATGGTTGTGTAAATTTTCAGGCCATCGGCCTCCAGGTTGTATGAAGCATCTTGCGAATTATTTACTTCTTTAATAATGTCCTGCAATTCTGTTTTTAAGTGAGCTCTCAAATAAGGTGCGATCCCGTTCGAGTTGCTCAGCAAGGTGTAGTTTAATTCGACCGGCAATTCCGACAGCGAATCTTTCTCTGCCTCACTCAAAATGTCGTATTTGGCCATCTGCCCCAGCACTACGTTGCGGCGTTCCATTGCCCGATCTCCATGAAGGCGGGGACTGTAATAACTCGGCCCTTTCAACATCCCTATTAAAAGTGCGGCCTCCTGTGCATTCAATTTTTCCGGCGATTTGCCGAAATAGCGGAATGCACCAGCCTTCAACCCATAAGTGTCTTCCCCGAAAGGAACGGTATTTAAATAAAGTACCAGTAGTTCTCGTTTGGTGTAAATGCGTTCCAACTCGTAGGCCAAAACCATCTCGCGCAATTTATTGATAACGATGGAGCCAAACATGTAATCCTGACGCGGATAAAGGTTTTTGGCCAACTGCTGCGTGATGGTACTTCCTCCCCCGGAATTTGGGTCACCCATCAAAATGCTTTTCACAAAAACGCGTCCCAAACTTCGAAAGTCGATCCCATGGTGACTGTAGAACCGAATATCCTCAGTTGCTAAAAGTGCCTGAATGATACTTTCGGGGATTTCATTTGGATACATATCCAAACGGTTCTGAATATAGAACTTGCCCATCAAAACGGAGTCTGCGGTGTACAGCTCTGTCGCAAGAGGATGATCAATGGTCATCAATTCCCGTTTGTCGGGCATCGGACCAAAAACTTCAAGTTCAATTAAAGCAATGGTGACAAAAAATGCCAAACTTGAAGTTACCAGGAGAGCCAAAAAGAAACCGGCTGTGATCGTCAACAATTTGTTGTTCCGTCTGATCAGGTAACGCCAACGGATACTCAATTTTCGGAGAATAGGATGGGATGTTTTCATAGCAGGGGGTGTTTATTCGTTGTAGTATTCCAATGCTTTCGGTAAATGTTCGTTCAGTGCTTTAATCCGGTTTTTAGGATCCGGGTGAGTTGATAAGAATTCGGGGACGCCCGATTGAGAAGATTGCAACATGCGCTCCCAGAACTTCGGTGCTTCCCGCGGGTCGTAACCGGCCATCGCCATAAAATAGAGGCCCATTTCATCGGCTTCGCTTTCGTGACTACGGCTGTACGGTAGAATCACACCCAATTGTGCCCCCGTCCCGTAAGCCAGCATTGCCAGGCTCGTGGTTTCAGTTTTCTGCGTGGCAAGCGCTTCTGAAAGCGCGACTCCTCCCATTTGTAATGCCATTTCCTGAGACATGCGTTCGTTTCCATGCTGAGCAATGGCATGCGCAATTTCATGCGACATTACGACGGCAATCCCATTCTCATCTTCACAAACAGGCAAAATTCCGGTGTAAAAAGCTATTTTTCCACCAGGCATACACCAGGCATTTACTTGGGGGCTCTCGATCAGGTTGAACTCCCAGGCGT harbors:
- a CDS encoding penicillin-binding protein 1A, which codes for MKTSHPILRKLSIRWRYLIRRNNKLLTITAGFFLALLVTSSLAFFVTIALIELEVFGPMPDKRELMTIDHPLATELYTADSVLMGKFYIQNRLDMYPNEIPESIIQALLATEDIRFYSHHGIDFRSLGRVFVKSILMGDPNSGGGSTITQQLAKNLYPRQDYMFGSIVINKLREMVLAYELERIYTKRELLVLYLNTVPFGEDTYGLKAGAFRYFGKSPEKLNAQEAALLIGMLKGPSYYSPRLHGDRAMERRNVVLGQMAKYDILSEAEKDSLSELPVELNYTLLSNSNGIAPYLRAHLKTELQDIIKEVNNSQDASYNLEADGLKIYTTINSKMQFYAENAVHKHLASIQKVLNRELARDSWNRKSDLERLAEQKLKGMSKEEQETKKMVRVFDWNGEKDSLMSPKELVLHNLRMLNAGFMAMDSRTGEIKAWVGGINYKHFQYDHVLAKRQVGSTFKPFVYLSALEHGYGPDDLFVNDTVSYAAYDNWTPKNADNQYGGMYTLKGALTHSVNTVSANLILKTGISNVCQLAQHAGIETRLPHVPSLALGTAELSLFELVRAYQSFANMGVPVKPQLIKSVADRNGELLYAANTNTTAKGDSIASRESMETIVEMMKNVVDRGTARSLRYRYGLKGEIAGKTGTTQNQADGWFVGFTPDLVAGVWVGAEYPAVHFRSLRYGQGAYTALPVWANFFKELYSDQEFKQMASAKFAISDSVRVRVSESADYIQAPTMEDELQPKQVKIVAENTMATSMISQ
- a CDS encoding M48 family metallopeptidase, which codes for MKTILLVVLAGFMMACSTVPLTNRKQLSLIPAEEMQSLAAENYNAVLDSSQLSNNTEAINSIRDVGSEIASAVQDYLKKIGREDLIEGYAWEFNLIESPQVNAWCMPGGKIAFYTGILPVCEDENGIAVVMSHEIAHAIAQHGNERMSQEMALQMGGVALSEALATQKTETTSLAMLAYGTGAQLGVILPYSRSHESEADEMGLYFMAMAGYDPREAPKFWERMLQSSQSGVPEFLSTHPDPKNRIKALNEHLPKALEYYNE
- a CDS encoding TonB-dependent receptor is translated as MKKVFFLLVMLSLTTFTFAQYSISGVVMNEKREVLPGANVVLAGTYTGTVADSNGKFAITNLHSGSYELLISFIGYEKTSQPVKLEKSNQTITAILKQSGIMTEEVMVSATRAGDKTPVAKTSVDRTTIENRNMGQDIPYLLTMTPSYVASSDAGAGVGYTDFRIRGTSANRINVTVNGIPMNDAESHGTYFVDIPDLAGSIDNIQVQRGVGTSTNGAAAFGATINLQTTTLNKQAYAEVKSSAGSFGTFKNSVAAGTGLMGKFAFDVRLSKVSSDGFIDRATSDLKSFFVSGGYYSENTILKVNIFSGFEETYQAWYGVPSVKLNNDTEGMQRYLDHWLWSGSERENQKRYDDLINSDARTYNFYTYENAVDHYQQDHYQLHFSHKFNEYLNLNAALHYTYGRGYYENYEYDQDYADYQMTAPEGIDVTDMVVRKWLDNDFYGSTYSLNYDDGKNAFTFGGGYNEYDGRHFGRVIWAQYMGDNLTVTDWYGGTSVDSEFEWYRGKGIKKDFNLFGKYNLQLNEALSFYADLQYRHIDYKITGIEDDLRDISQKHKFDFFNPKVGLYYKPNAGNEAYISFARANREPNRSNFVDADENHMPVAETLNDFEAGYTHRTRNYSIGANLYYMLYKDQLIQTGELNDVGSAIMVNVDDSYRAGIELMGGLKITRSLKWDVNATFSQNKIKNFTEYVDNWDYWYDMDNEPYQYVTDLGRTDLAFSPNVIVNSQLSFLPVKDLSISLLSNYVSDQYIDNSSSEDRKLNAWFVNNLKIDYTIKGNLFQEIKLHLMVNNLFDAEYESNAWVYSYYTGGTRYKMDGYFPQAGINFFAGIDFKF
- a CDS encoding translation initiation factor gives rise to the protein MAQDWKDKLGMAFSISPDSQNENKEEKQEKTPSIPANKQTLYVELDKKGRNGKSATLVTGFEGTDDELKELARRLKTQCGVGGSTRDGEILIQGNFRDKVIQMLQAEGYKTKRIGG
- a CDS encoding carbonic anhydrase, whose protein sequence is MARLIEVNSKQDILPEYRNTAISLLLEYHNLNKTFCNYDQAQLLIGMCMDNRKSLWIPENFAYVIRSGGANLFFHEFQVSYAIGVGGVRAIALIGHSHCGMAKLDDQKDAFVAGMVKNAGWKAENASSHFDNLSPFFEIGDAVEFLLCEVERLRKRYPKVVVAPLFFDVEESKILQVVPDK